One segment of Podospora pseudopauciseta strain CBS 411.78 chromosome 5 map unlocalized CBS411.78m_5.2, whole genome shotgun sequence DNA contains the following:
- a CDS encoding uncharacterized protein (CAZy:GH30; antiSMASH:Cluster_6; COG:G; EggNog:ENOG503P00J) produces the protein MYPTAFLSSLLLLGGASASELEYRQASTITVDLSRTFQTMDGFGASEAFQRAVTMKRLAEDQQRKFLDLMFSTTKGAGLTILRNGIGSSVDMRDDWMVSIQPRNPGGPSATPNYVWDGSDNGQVWVSQEAVKTYGLKTIYANAWSAPGYMKTNNNDANGGSLCGVSGASCSSGDWKQAFANYLVQYVKFYQQEGVEITHLGFLNEPDYTTSYASMRSSGTQAQDFIRVLRPTLDRNNMTHIIINCCDTMGWSVMNSMLNQMRSVEDSMGVATGHAYTSGPSSPLSTRHKTWMTEAADNNGAWTSSWYSNGGAGEGLTWANNIYGAIVNGNVSAYLYWVGAQDRPSNTNSKMIRVVNRQVEPSKRLWAFANWSRFVRPGAVRVSTSGAPSNVRTSAFRNVDGTVAVQIINNNSGSARTISVNIATAGAGSSFVAAADGVAAWVTDGSRDCDQIAATLDASGRTMSASVPPRSMVSFVLRPAGSKTIA, from the exons ATGTATCCAACCGCCTTCCTTTCCAGTCTGCTGCTCCTTGGCGGCGCGTCTGCCTCGGAGTTGGAGTACAGACAGGCGTCAACAATCACAGTCGATCTCTCGCGCACGTTCCAGACAATGGACGGCTTCGGAGCCTCGGAGGCTTTCCAACGAGCCGTGACCATGAAACGGTTGGCGGAAGACCAACAGCGGAAGTTCCTCGATCTCATGTTTTCAACCACCAAGGGCGCGGGGTTGACTATTCTGCGCAACGGTATTGGTTCCAGTGTAGACATGAGAGACGACTGGATGGTGTCGATCCAGCCCCGGAATCCTGGTGGCCCTTCCGCTACGCCGAATTATGTGTGGGATGGGAGCGACAACGGTCAGGTCTGGGTATCTCAGGAGGCGGTCAAGACCTACGGGCTCAAGACAATCTATGCCAATGCCTGGAGTGCACCGGGGTACATGaagaccaacaacaacgatgCCAACGGTGGGAGCCTTTGTGGTGTGTCAGGGGCTAGCTGTAGCAGCGGTGACTGGAAGCAGGCTTTTGCCAATTACCTGGTCCAGTATGTCAAGTTCTATCAGCAGGAAGGTGTCGAGATTACCCATTTGGGCTTCTTGAACGAGCCTGACTACAC TACGAGCTATGCATCCATGAGAAGCTCAGGCACTCAGGCACAAGACTTCATCAGGGTACTCAGGCCGACGCTCGACCGGAATAACATGacccacatcatcatcaactgctGCGATACGATGGGGTGGTCCGTCATGAACAGTATGCTCAACCAGATGAGATCTGTCGAGGATTCCATGGGTGTTGCGACTGGACACGCGTACACGTCCgggccttcttcacctttgTCGACCCGTCACAAG ACATGGATGACGGAAGCGGCAGATAACAATGGAGCCTGGACCAGCTCTTGGTACTCCAACGGCGGTGCCGGCGAGGGATTGACGTGGGCTAACAACATTTACGGTGCTATTGTCAACGGCAATGTGTCAGCCTATCTGTACTGGGTCGGTGCGCAGGACAGACCCAGCAATACCAACAGCAAGATGATCCGGGTGGTCAACAGACAGGTTGAGCCGTCCAAGAGACTGTGGGCATTTGCCAACTGGAGCCGATTTGTAAGGCCGGGCGCCGTCCGTGTTTCAACATCGGGTGCGCCCTCAAATGTCAGGACTTCTGCCTTTAGGAATGTCGATGGTACGGTTGCTGTTCAGATCATCAACAATAACAGCGGGAGCGCGAGGACCATCAGTGTCAACATCGCGACTGCAGGGGCGGGGAGTTCGTTTGTGGCAGCTGCAGATGGAGTGGCGGCCTGGGTGACGGATGGTAGCCGCGATTGCGATCAAATTGCCGCGACCTTGGACGCGTCGGGGAGGACAATGTCGGCCAGCGTGCCACCGCGGAGCATGGTGAGCTTTGTGCTTCGTCCTGCTGGGAGCAAAACAATAGCCTAA
- a CDS encoding uncharacterized protein (COG:S; EggNog:ENOG503NUHZ; antiSMASH:Cluster_6) yields the protein MYPPSTQNTLLPLAALLLPSLVSAHGVILAAQGEADSPPSVGFMVNDAIARNCTSINPCQMDTTIIRDAEIAAGTVNSCGRTKLNGNIDVGTVTENALAEGAVTAVRQGSSVDVTIHQVNADGAGPYTCDLDEGSNSGIMSHELVVSNNIPGQNGLSQAAEQEFTITVTMPDDMKCIGGSTGNVCTVRCRNAAQAGPFGGCFAVQQVDVEPAINTAKDITTADTLEAAQFQTSANQAAFAAAVDANAKAGSSEQEQNLAAVEAILGLSTVSAEFPTLTPTINTERVVPTGTGGAQPTAALGSTPFPVENGDGNNGNGNGNTGNDNPDAGVNPFPVEDGNGNDNGNGNGNGNGGGSGRGRGRGGRNRNQKRYYTVEELLKRFVLPDDGN from the exons ATGtaccccccttccacccagAACACCCTCCTGCCGCTGGCGGCCTTGCTCCTCCCTTCCCTGGTCTCCGCCCACGGcgtcatcctcgccgcccaaGGCGAGGCCGACTCCCCCCCTTCCGTCGGCTTCATGGTCAACGACGCCATCGCCCGCAACTGcacctccatcaacccctgCCAGATGGACACAACCATCATCCGCGACGCCGAAATTGCCGCCGGCACCGTCAACTCCTGTGGCCGCACCAAGCTCAACGGCAACATCGACGTCGGCACCGTGACCGAAAACGCACTCGCCGAAGGCGCCGTCACGGCCGTGAGACAAGGATCCAGCGTCGACGTGACGATCCACCAGGTCAACGCCGACGGCGCAGGACCTTACACCTGCGACTTGGACGAAGGGTCCAACTCAGGAATCATGTCCCACGAGCTGGTCGTGAGCAACAATATCCCTGGACAGAATGGACTTAGTCAGGCTGCTGAGCAGGAGTTCACCATCACGGTGACCATGCCGGATGATATGAAGTGCATCGGTGGTTCGACGGGGAACGTGTGTACGGTTAGGTGCAGGAATGCTGCTCAGGCGGGGCCTTTTGGAG GATGCTTCGCGGTCCAACAAGTCGACGTTGAGCCCGCTATCAACACCGCCAAGGACATCACCACAGCCGACACGCTCGAAGCAGCCCAGTTTCAGACCTCGGCTAACCAAGCCGCCTTTGCCGCCGCTGTTGATGCCAACGCCAAGGCTGGCTCTTCGGAGCAGGAACAAAACCTCGCTGCTGTCGAGGCTATCCTTGGGCTGAGCACCGTTTCTGCCGAGTTCCCTACTTTGACTCCGACGATCAACACGGAGAGGGTTGTGCCTACGGGTACGGGTGGTGCGCAGCCTACTGCTGCTTTGGGCAGTACTCCGTTCCCTGTTGAGAATGGTGACGGCAACAACGGAAATGGCAACGGGAACACCGGCAACGATAATCCCGACGCTGGCGTGAATCCATTCCctgttgaggatggcaaTGGTAATGACAACGGtaacggcaacggcaacggcaacggcggtGGTAgcggcagaggcagaggcagggGCGGCCGCAACAGGAATCAAAAGAGATATTACACCGTCGAGGAGCTCCTCAAGCGGTTCGTCCTCCCCGATGATGGCAACTAA
- a CDS encoding uncharacterized protein (antiSMASH:Cluster_6), protein MRNKHRAGKTNALGTSPIKLCPSEPPVLACLSFTSPSRTVHDIFRSSLPFIPMNFSKRYTLPSHALVLNLPPRRPNPLRTSTLITGNHPSPPPSRKMTSFSLLPPGLENPPKPAHPPPHLPLGPPHLPHHSLALFPNRLANLPLPPPNKRQVHPKRNLPPPLPRQIPLPTDIFRLGEIRGAGHPRGKKPFRQVGVVGTSCSRGIIKVGVLSHGG, encoded by the coding sequence ATGAGAAATAAGCACAGAGCTGGGAAAACCAATGCATTAGGTACCTCACCCATCAAACTTTGCCCGAGTGAGCCCCCGGTTCTTGCGTGCCTCTCATTCACCTCACCGTCAAGAACCGTACACGACATCTTCAGGTCATCCCTACCATTCATTCCAATGAACTTCTCAAAACGATATACCCTCCCCTCTCATGCCCTtgtcctcaacctcccacccaGGCGTCCGAACCCTCTCCGCACATCAACCCTCATCACCGGAAACCATCCCTCGCCCCCACCATCCAGAAAGAtgacctccttctcccttctccctcccggCCTGGAAAACCCTCCAAAACCagctcacccaccaccccacctccccctggGGCCTCCACATCTACCGCACCACTCACTCGCCCTTTTCCCAAACCGCCTGGCcaaccttcctctccctcctccaaacaaACGTCAGGTCCACCCTAAGAGAAAtctaccacctcccctccctcgccagATCCCACTCCCAACCGATATTTTCCGACTCGGAGAAATACGCGGGGCTGGACACCCACGCGGTAAGAAGCCATTTCGACAAGTGGGTGTCGTCGGAACAAGCTGTTCCCGAGGGATCATCAAGGTGGGAGTACTGTCTCACGGCGGATGA
- a CDS encoding uncharacterized protein (antiSMASH:Cluster_6; EggNog:ENOG503NVAI; COG:G) yields MTEKVITDASSFLGQGCEMLDKIEEDITAYKGALELKTTKELVGYDAHGCKAKKGKTCGKPIVCPISAGFKDKCIWRGSGGDCNGQCREGEIKIAGSSWGGSPGESGTNRCSRGAASTARPTRKKVAYATDIHEKCWKHDESLKKRNGSITLPSSLHKRWGRTVGNDYCCPKNKPVPYKKCHWVGSKDCAVPNCERHEIFLATNDYGDADYYPCNLNEESLNPVAECNSEICSVLDGGGCSDPDEGETDDGADYPNRDGPSRDTLVVASRAIAAGSSAVRGQTWYAYGPEPLNDSDDEVDGTLSDHTGVGLEARVPSSFGVRRSMTVVVKTLAGSSAAGIKGAGNLIMKSMKYRTGPRTFEGPGSETLKLKAGFGMAKDVCDGTVAQWWKQDSLPALAGKLRYDAEHLLDFSIMPAWARTGLSSGELNPQVLLDVWHKAYPENIHLAELGAIVTDVKGWTPPVTPNDRMFTIMG; encoded by the exons ATGACAGAAAAAGTCATCACCGATGCCAGTTCGTTTCTGGGGCAAGGCTGTGAGATGCTGGacaagattgaggaggataTCACAGCTTACAAGGGGGCGCTGGAGTTGAAGACGACGAAAGAGCTTGTTGGGTATGATGCTCATGGCtgcaaggccaagaag GGAAAAACATGCGGCAAACCTATCGTCTGTCCCATCTCGGCTGGGTTCAAGGACAAATGCATATGGCGCGGCTCAGGGGGTGACTGCAACGGGCAGTGCCGCGAGGGCGAGATCAAGATTGCCGGATCCAGCTGGGGTGGCAGTCCTGGCGAGTCTGGCACCAATCGATGCAGCCGTGGTG CGGCAAGCACTGCAAGGCCGACGAGGAAAAAGGTCGCTTACGCCACCGACATTCATGAAAAGTGCTGGAAGCACGATGAGTCGCTCAAAAAGCGGAATGGTTCCATCACCCTTCCTTCATCTCTTCATAAGCGCTGGGGGAGGACGGTGGGCAACGACTACTGCTGTCCCAAGAACAAGCCAGTTCCCTACAAGAAGTGCCATTGGGTAGGGAGCAAGGACTGTGCGGTTCCTAACTGCGAGAGACATGAGATCTTCCTGGCTACGAACGACTATGGGGATGCCGATTATTACCCTTGCAATT TGAACGAAGAGTCACTGAACCCGGTTGCTGAATGCAATTCCGAGATTTGCTCTGTTCTGGATGGTGGGGGGTGTTCGGACCCAGACGAAGGTGAAACGGATGATGGTGCCGATTATCCCAACAGAGATGGGCCCAGTAGAGACACGTTGGTCGTGGCCAGCCGTGCTATTGCTGCGGGCTCATCCGCGGTTCGCGGTCAGACCTGGTACGCCTACGGTCCCGAGCCCCTGAACGACAGCGATGACGAGGTCGACGGCACGCTCTCGGATCATACAGGCGTGGGACTCGAAGCAAGAGTCCCCTCAAGCTTTGGAGTCCGAAGGTCAATGACAGTCGTGGTCAAAACACTGGCAGGTTCCAGTGCGGCTGGCATCAAGGGCGCTGGGAATCTGATAATGAAATCCATGAAGTACAGAACCGGCCCGAGGACTTTTGAAGGTCCCGGATCCGAGACGCTGAAGTTGAAGGCCGGCTTTGGGATGGCCAAGGATGTTTGCGATGGCACGGTGGCCCAGTGGTGGAAGCAAGACAGCCTGCCTGCACTTGCCGGAAAGCTGAGGTATGACGCTGAACATTTGCTTGAT TTCTCAATCATGCCAGCTTGGGCCCGGACAGGCTTGTCCTCTGGCGAGCTCAATCCGCAAGTCCTCCTGGATGTGTGGCACAAGGCATATCCGGAGAACATCCACCTGGCAGAGCTCGGCGCCATTGTCACAGATGTCAAGGGGTGGACTCCACCAGTGACACCGAACGACCGCATGTTCACCATCATGGGATGA
- a CDS encoding uncharacterized protein (CAZy:GH18; EggNog:ENOG503NVAI; COG:G; antiSMASH:Cluster_7) has protein sequence MPLEHLCYQLFTAWILRHDFRYVSLQEPNNTSSLRSNWLLTCFSEFCTTGCQSNCIEHPAPPGGRRSKCHQTSARGLPIDGLTHINYAFAYIDPSSFEITTMDAQTPAKTFQDVVDLKGIKPSLQIYWTFSDNGTATQPVFGNIARTAANRQKFARALLKLMNRYGFDGADLDWEYPGAPDRGGKPDDTKNYAELFKTLREAFDKSGRRLGLTSTAPPSYWYLKWFDLPGLMKYADWLNLMSYDLHGSTSPHPQVALGFGFYGRAFTLQNPSCTKPGCPLKGGAEKGVCTGPSGYLAHYEVQDILAKQNKKKRAIQVIHDREAAVKYFSWDNNQWISFDDRETFAQEVKWADSLGLSGSLI, from the exons ATGCCCCTTGAACACCTG TGCTACCAGCTGTTCACAGCATGGATTTTGCGGCACGACTTCAGGTATGTCTCCTTACAAGAGCCAAATAACACAAGCTCACTACGGAGTAACTGGTTGTTGACTTGTTTCTCAGAGTTCTGCACTACTGGCTGTCAGTCCAATTGTATCGAACATCCTGCACCCCCgggggggcggcg GTCAAAATGCCACCAGACAAGCGCTCGTGGTTTACCAA TTGACGGCTTGACACACATTAACTATGCCTTCGCCTACATCGACCCTTCCAGTTTCGAAATCACCACTATGGATGCACAGACACCGGCGAAAACCTTTCAGGATGTTGTCGACTTGAAGGGCATCAAACCCTCGCTTCAGATATAT TGGACATTCAGCGATAATGGCACAGCAACACAGCCCGTGTTTGGCAACATTGCCCGAACTGCTGCCAACCGTCAGAAATTTGCGCGTGCCTTACTCAAGCTCATGAATCGGTACGGCTTTGACGGTGCTGATCTTGACTG GGAGTACCCAGGCGCACCAGACCGCGGAGGCAAGCCGGATGACACCAAGAACTATGCCGAGCTGTTCAAGACGCTACGAGAGGCATTTGACAAGTCAGGTAGAAGGCTGGGCCTCACCTCTACTGCCCCTCCTTCGTACTGGTACTTGAAGTGGTTCGACCTGCCAGGCTTGATGAAGTATGCCGACTGGTTGAATCTGATGTCGTATGACCTGCATGGA TCAacatccccccatccccaagtCGCGCTCGGTTTCGGATTCTACGGCCGAGCCTTCACGCTCCAAAATCCCTCCTGCACGAAACCTGGCTGCCCTTTGAAAGGTGGTGCCGAGAAAGGTGTCTGCACCGGTCCAAGCGGGT ACCTCGCCCACTACGAGGTCCAAGACATCCTCgccaaacaaaacaagaagaagcgtGCCATCCAAGTGATTCACGACAGAGAGGCCGCCGTCAAGTACTTCTCCTGGGACAACAACCAGTGGATCTCGTTCGACGACAGGGAGACATTTGCGCAAGAGGTCAAATGGGCTGACAGCCTCGGACTGTCCGGTTCGCTGATCTGA
- a CDS encoding uncharacterized protein (COG:S; antiSMASH:Cluster_7; EggNog:ENOG503Q3YT), producing the protein MIPYKQLGFSDKCLTSVNTTLPSCPGWLHTHTGIGDASFQLLEDWQLQELCDSSCRKELGNLRNSIKAACTAKQDLVVPGGADGIAYPGRSQGVFAIPSCPTRFACKSLTAFSVSFFADRYLYAVKAGCVKDP; encoded by the exons ATGATCCCCTACAAGCAGCTAGGGTTCAGCGACAAATGCCTGACATCAGTTAACACGACACTGCCGTCATGTCCTGGCTGGCTTCACACACATACAGGCATCGG CGATGCAAGCTTTCAGCTTTTAGAAGATTGGCAGCTTCAAGAACTATGTGATTCTTCCTGCAGAAAAGAGCTTGGCAATCTGCGCAACTCAATCAAGGCGGCTTGTACCGCGAAACAAGATCTTGTAGTCCCTGGGGGTGCGGACGGTATTGCTTATCCAGGTAGGTCTCAGGGTGTTTTCGCCATTCCATCGTGCCCAACCAGATTTGCATGTAAATCTCTAACAGCTTTCTCAGTCTCATTCTTTGCCGACCGTTATCTTTATGCAGTCAAGGCGGGATGTGTGAAGGATCCGTGA
- a CDS encoding uncharacterized protein (EggNog:ENOG503P0PA; antiSMASH:Cluster_7; COG:G), which yields MPLSASGQYCDAIVATWKNRDNYTDAQKCSDCELGLGKAQLSSPFGYDAEAAAGFSSLTQSCKKTGYNYATPTSYALNSAGTAPPPQRTRSTGTKYVVKAGGTCRTIAGLAGVGSYQLINENGLDLSCNLLPPANESICMPEKCETFELVVGQTCDDIMEEYGMTKAQFAGLESLHQPVVQESWRLERLVSLRQREMRSPPTPLCRQITILIRTSTAVSGMLINTDIGTPQVQPDEYCQMIYLKFSISVDGFYFLNPNLDKNCTNLWKDTAYCVKPVGNIVTYPGYKTSTASTSFTRPTPQPTASAAPIPIPTLHPKAPGTVNECFLRRNAWESFFMANNPLFAGGNNCTSWASVGDVTIQQLLEWNPNLSATKCEFKPGSSYCVRKWETEPPQLEPPHDYCLPADPSRIPDTTLQPKDCSCYFGLRAKDKSFFNCTQFPLNFSITLSTVLNPQPMAWLHPHDLQPKPLDPYEHGWLYPTVCRASWHRHSLPRHDKQSLHLYSHQATHLNAETNHRPIKHHKTTRLNSSPEPPSANPTRC from the exons ATGCCTCTTAGTGCCAGTGGTCAATACTGCGACGCCATCGTGGCCACCTGGAAGAACCGTGACAACTACACGGACGCCCAGAAATGTTCCGACTGTGAACTCGGCCTGGGTAAGGCGCAGCTCTCGTCCCCCTTCGGATACGACGCCGAAGCGGCGGCAGGCTTCTCTTCCTTGACCCAGAGCTGCAAAAAGACCGGGTACAACTACGCGACCCCCACCTCATACGCTCTCAACTCCGCTGGGACggcaccgccgccgcagcgCACCCGTAGCACAGGTACTAAATACGTAGTCAAGGCTGGCGGTACTTGTCGGACCATCGCGGGACTGGCCGGGGTTGGATCCTACCAGCTGATCAACGAGAATGGCCTCGACCTTAGCTGCAATCTTTTGCCGCCTGCGAATGAATCTATCTGCATGCCGGAGAAATGCGAGACGTtcgagttggtggtgggtcAAACCTGTGACGACATAATGGAGGAGTATGGCATGACCAAGGCGCAATTTGCTGGCCTGGAATCCCTTCATCAACCCGTCGTGCAGGAATCTTGGAGACTGGAGAGGCTGGTTTCTTTGCGCCAG AGGGAGATGCGGTCACCACCGACGCCCCTCTGCCGACAAATCACCATTCTGATTCGAACAAGCACTGCGGTCAGTGGTATGTT GATAAACACTGACATAGGTACTCCCCAGGTCCAACCTGATGAATATTGTCAGATGATATACCTCAAGTTCAGCATTTCCGTTGATGGCTTCTACTTTCTCAACCCAAATCTCGACAAAAACTGCACCAATTTGTGGAAAGACACAGCCTACTGTGTCAAACCGGTCGGAAACATCGTGACGTACCCAGGCTACAAGACATCGACTGCCTCCACCAGCTTCACTCGCCCAACCCCACAGCCCACAGCATCGGCGGCACCTATCCCCATACCTACTCTACACCCCAAAGCGCCGGGGACAGTGAATGAATGTTTTCTTCGCAGGAATGCCTGGGAAAGCTTCTTCATGGCAAATAATCCACTTTTCGCGGGCGGCAACAACTGCACCTCGTGGGCCAGTGTCGGCGACGTCACTATCCAACAACTTTTGGAGTGGAACCCCAATTTGTCCGCAACCAAGTGCGAGTTCAAGCCCGGATCAAGCTACTGTGTGCGGAAGTGGGAAACAGAGC CACCTCAACTAGAACCGCCCCACGATTATTGCCTCCCAGCTGACCCTTCACGGATCCCAGACACAACCCTCCAGCCCAAAGATTGCAGCTGTTATTTTGGTCTGCGGGCAAAAGACAAAT ccttcttcaactgTACCCAATTCCCACTCAACTTCagcatcaccctctccactgTCCTCAACCCTCAACCCATGGCTTGGCTCCACCCCCACGACCTGCAACCAAAACCTCTGGACCCGTATGAACATGGATGGCTTTATCCAACTGTGTGTCGAGCGAGCTGGCACCGgcactccctcccccgccacgACAAGCAAAGCCTCCATCTCTACTCCCACCAAGCCACCCACCTCAACGCAGAGACCAACCACCGCCCCATCAAACATCACAAAACCACCcgcctcaacagcagccccgAACCCCCCAGCGCCAACCCAACCAGGTGCTAA
- a CDS encoding uncharacterized protein (antiSMASH:Cluster_7; EggNog:ENOG503P8YZ) encodes MQATFVLSLLAASASALVHVPRQGGVNPAVIPQDFGVKAGDGRDTIQVGSCVGANQKLIPCDCPPAPNDPDFLGKLSQGLSQGFFPDPSVPIPISLGEFNDASDTSIETQKRRGTAMIQVLQSLNGAKGSGCPGVAAPNLVKLQQTGQIGAGSVGNAGK; translated from the coding sequence ATGCAGGCCACTTTTGttctctccctcctcgccgcctcggcctctGCCCTGGTCCACGTCCCTCGCCAAGGCGGCGTCAACCCGGCTGTCATTCCTCAGGACTTTGGTGTCAAGGCCGGTGATGGCCGGGACACCATCCAAGTCGGAAGCTGTGTCGGCGCCAACCAGAAGCTCATCCCCTGCGACTGCCCACCTGCTCCCAACGACCCAGACTTCCTCGGCAAGCTCTCCCAGGGCCTCAGCCAGGGCTTCTTCCCGGACCCCAGTGTGCCAATTCCCATCTCTCTTGGGGAGTTCAACGATGCCTCCGATACTTCGATCGAGACTCAGAAGAGGCGCGGCACTGCCATGATCCAGGTCTTGCAGAGCTTAAACGGTGCCAAGGGGTCGGGCTGCCCAGGTGTTGCTGCACCCAACCTGGTGAAGCTTCAGCAGACGGGACAGATTGGGGCCGGCAGCGTTGGCAACGCCGGCAAGTAA
- a CDS encoding uncharacterized protein (antiSMASH:Cluster_7) gives MPKGVMLLVPSQECVTVTEQSQSPSDFGRRRCLYYRLMAACCKLQVAEHSFLKSVCNRYLHKGVAP, from the exons ATGCCCAAGGGTGTGATGCTGCTGGTACCTTCACAAGAGTGCGTCACCGTCACAGAACAGAGTCAGTCGCCAAGCGACTTTGGCCGGCGCCGTTGTCTCTACTACCGACTGATGGCTGCCTGCTGCAAGCTGCAGGTGGCAGAACACAGTTTTCTG AAGTCTGTGTGCAATCGGTACCTCCACAAGGGTGTGGCGCCGTAA
- a CDS encoding uncharacterized protein (COG:G; EggNog:ENOG503NYCA) codes for MTTPRPIAGTAALEKSDSDHLSTGGPETAKREDVATPFSPEDEARLTKRVLLKMDTRILPILSLLFLCSFLDRTNVGNAKIIGLEKDLAISNTQYNRGLAVFYATYIASELPSNLLLKKITPRVWLPLLTVAWGIVTMCLGFVRSFGSFFAVRAVLGLAEGGLLPGMVLYLSGLYTRQEMAVRIGIFYTAASLSGAFGGLLARGLSAIGPRGGLEGWRWIFIMEGVITVVAGVIAYFFLPTSVATASYLTQEERNFAQLRLQGKIGAAGGDERFNPVFEREEKFKWSEVRRGILNLQVWLTATAYFAILSGLYSFGLFLPTIINDLKITSNANESQLWSVIPYAVATPVTVAVAFASDRLKLRGVIMLFTLLIAIVGYAVIGNVPSPNVRFGMTCLMAVGMYSSVPCILVWNSNNSAGHYKRATTSALQLAVANCGGFVATFAYPSVDGPLYHKGHSIILGLLVYAWLAILTNVFWCIKINKDKARGKYDHHAGSGDDRDPMFKMIL; via the exons ATGACAACACCACGCCCAATCGCGGGCACCGCCGCGCTCGAGAAAAGCGACAGCGACCACCTCTCCACCGGCGGCCCCGAAACCGCCAAACGCGAGGACGTCgccacccccttctccccggAAGACGAAGCCCGCCTCACCAAGCGCGTCCTCCTCAAGATGGACACccgcatcctccccatcctctccctcctcttcctctgctcCTTCCTCGACCGCACCAACGTCGGCAACGCCAAAATCATTGGTCTCGAGAAGGACCTTGCCATCTCCAACACGCAGTACAACCGGGGTCTTGCCGTCTTTTACGCCACTTACATCGCATCTGAGCTGCCTTCTAATCTTCTTCTCAAGAAGATAACGCCCCGGGTTTGGCTGCCGCTTCTGACGGTAGCTTGGGGGATTGTAACGATGTGTCTGGGGTTTGTAAGGAGCTTTGGCTCGTTTTTCGCCGTGAGGGCagtgttggggttggcggaggggggtttgCTCCCCGGGATGGTGCTGTATCTGTCGGGGTTGTACACGCGACAGGAGATGGCGGTGAGGATTGGTATTTTTTATACGGCCGCTAGTTTGTCGGGCGCTTTTGGGG GTCTCCTGGCAAGGGGTCTATCCGCGATCGGGCCTAGGGGTGGGCTtgaggggtggaggtggatctTCATCATGGAGGGGGTCATT ACGGTTGTTGCCGGCGTGATTGCGTACTTTTTCTTGCCGACGAGTGTTGCCACTGCGTCCTACCTGACACAAGAGGAGAGGAACTTTGCGCAGCTGAGGCTGCAAGGGAAGATCGGAGCTGCGGGTGGTGACGAGAGGTTCAA CCCCGTCTTTGAACGCGAAGAGAAATTCAAGTGGTCCGAAGTGCGCCGCGgcatcctcaacctccagGTCTGGCTCACGGCCACTGCCTACTTTGCCATCCTATCGGGACTTTACAGCTTCGGCCTGTTCCTCCCAACAATTATCAACGACCTCAAAATCACATCCAACGCCAACGAGAGTCAGCTGTGGTCCGTGATTCCCTACGCCGTGGCCACGCCAGTCACGGTCGCCGTAGCTTTTGCCTCGGACCGTCTCAAGCTCCGGGGCGTCATCATGCTCTTCACTCTTCTCATCGCCATCGTTGGCTACGCGGTCATCGGCAACGTCCCCTCTCCCAATGTCCGGTTCGGCATGACCTGTCTCATGGCTGTCGGGATGTACAGCAGCGTGCCGTGTATTCTCGTCTGGAACTCGAATAACTCGGCTGGTCACTACAAAAGGGCAACAACTTCGGCGCTGCAGCTGGCGGTTGCCAACTGTGGAGGCTTTGTGGCGACTTTTGCGTATCCGAGCGTTGACGGGCCGTTGTACCACAAAGGACATAGCATCATCTTGGGGCTGTTGGTTTATGCGTGGCTTGC GATTCTCACAAACGTCTTTTGGTGcatcaagatcaacaaggacaaggcGAGAGGGAAGTACGATCATCATGCGGGTAGCGGTGATGACAGGGATCCAATGTTCAAGATGATATTGTGA